Proteins from a genomic interval of Oreochromis aureus strain Israel breed Guangdong linkage group 6, ZZ_aureus, whole genome shotgun sequence:
- the hmgb2a gene encoding high mobility group protein B2a — MTKDPNKPRGKTSSYAFFVATCREEHKKKHPGTSVNFAEFSKKCSERWKTMSPKEKGKFEEMAKNDKVRYDREMKTYVPPKGAKKGKKKKDPNAPKRPPSAFFVFCSDHRPKIKEDNPGISIGDIAKKLGEMWATQSAKDKAPYEAKAARLKEKYEKDVAAYRAKGGSGKSDAGKKSGPGRPAAKKAEPADDDDDDDEDEEEEDEDDDDEDDD; from the exons ATGACAAAGGATCCAAATAAGCCGAGAGGAAAAACCTCCTCCTACGCCTTCTTTGTGGCGACCTGCCGCGAGGAGCACAAGAAGAAGCACCCAGGAACCAGCGTGAACTTTGCAGAGTTTTCCAAGAAGTGCTCAGAAAGATGGAAG acCATGTCCCCCAAGGAGAAGGGAAAGTTTGAAGAGATGGCCAAGAATGATAAGGTCCGGTATGACCGGGAGATGAAGACCTACGTGCCACCTAAAGGTGCCAAGaagggaaagaagaagaaggacccCAACGCCCCCAAAAGGCCCCC CTCCGCTTTCTTTGTCTTCTGCTCCGACCACCGTCCCAAGATCAAGGAGGATAACCCTGGCATCTCCATTGGTGACATCGCCAAGAAGCTTGGCGAGATGTGGGCCACGCAGAGCGCCAAAGACAAGGCCCCCTACGAGGCCAAAGCCGCCAGACTGAAGGAGAAATACGAGAAG GATGTTGCCGCCTACAGAGCCAAGGGCGGCTCTGGGAAGAGCGACGCCGGAAAGAAGAGCGGACCTGGCAGGCCCGCCGCCAAGAAGGCAGAACCGGctgacgatgatgatgacgacgatgaagacgaggaggaagaggatgaagatgaCGACGATGAGGATGACGACTAA